The following coding sequences lie in one Montipora foliosa isolate CH-2021 chromosome 11, ASM3666993v2, whole genome shotgun sequence genomic window:
- the LOC137977325 gene encoding uncharacterized protein, which translates to MAISLPNFPPFKVHVDGNAGPRWKKWLGRFERLTIAMGITDDKQKRALLLHYGGPEVDEIFETLQDVGEDKDYNKAVEKLTAYFSPQVNTTYKVYNFRQAKQKDGETLDSFHTRLRSLAKTCDFANPDKEIKEQIILNCQSNPLRRKALREDLDLAGLMKAGRALELSEVQAKDFENKDKTVNAIKPPQTGTLTQPKGKHRRPQNRQESRNRDKSRKRDGKCRNCGGIYSHRDSCPAKNKTCTSCGKLNHFAQVCRTNPPESANQVTHRDTDVEDEYVYTVGRDKQPMCQVKIDEKQVEMMVDSGASVDLIDENTFRELYKEKAPEKTKRRIFSYGSPTPLPLLGTVKAEISANANSTQTTLHIVKGASGNLLGFHTAKQLGVLKIVNQVKTDETRF; encoded by the coding sequence atggcgATTTCACTGCCTAACTTCCCACCGTTTAAAGTTCACGTCGATGGAAATGCAGGTCCTAGATGGAAGAAATGGCTAGGGCGATTCGAGAGATTAACCATTGCAATGGGGATTACCGATGACAAGCAGAAAAGAGCTCTTCTGCTGCATTACGGCGGTCCAGAGGTCGATGAGATCTTCGAGACACTTCAAGACGTCGGCGAGGACAAGGATTACAACAAAGCCGTCGAAAAACTAACCGCTTACTTCTCTCCACAAGTGAACACAACATACAAAGTATACAACTTCCGTCAGGCCAAGCAAAAGGATGGAGAAACTCTGGACAGTTTCCATACCCGTCTGAGAAGCCTAGCAAAGACCTGCGATTTCGCAAATCCAGACAAAGAGATCAAAGAACAAATCATCTTGAACTGCCAGTCAAACCCCCTTCGGCGTAAAGCTCTGCGAGAGGACCTCGATTTAGCTGGTCTCATGAAAGCTGGTAGAGCCCTGGAATTAAGCGAAGTACAAgcgaaggattttgaaaataagGATAAAACCGTGAACGCGATAAAACCACCCCAAACAGGAACACTAACGCAACCGAAAGGCAAACATCGCCGTCCGCAAAATCGCCAAGAGTCACGCAACCGTGACAAATCCCGAAAGCGCGACGGAAAATGTAGGAACTGCGGTGGAATATACTCTCATAGAGACAGCTGCCCCGCGAAGAACAAAACGTGCACCTCATGTGGCAAACTAAACCATTTCGCCCAAGTTTGCAGAACAAACCCACCTGAGTCGGCAAACCAGGTCACGCATCGAGACACTGATGTAGAAGATGAGTATGTGTACACAGTAGGCCGTGACAAACAACCTATGTGCCAAGTCAAGATAGACGAAAAACAAGTGGAAATGATGGTTGACTCCGGAGCATCGGTTGATCTTATCGATGAGAACACCTTCAGGGAATTATACAAGGAAAAAGCTCCAGAAAAAACCAAGCGCAGAATTTTCTCCTACGGCTCACCGACACCCCTACCCCTACTGGGAACTGTCAAGGCCGAAATATCCGCCAATGCCAACAGCACACAAACAACCTTGCACATTGTCAAAGGTGCTTCGGGAAACCTCCTGGGTTTCCACACTGCTAAACAGCTAGGCGTGCTTAAGATCGTCAATCAAGTTAAAACCGACGAAACTCGTTTCTAG